From Lycium ferocissimum isolate CSIRO_LF1 chromosome 12, AGI_CSIRO_Lferr_CH_V1, whole genome shotgun sequence, one genomic window encodes:
- the LOC132039690 gene encoding purine permease 3-like: METQASSRMKKFLLVINCIILAIGNCGGPLITRLYFIKGGKRIWLSSGLETAGWPIIFIPLAISYFNRRKCQDKILATNDNNNNNNNNIKIVLMTPRILIASIGIGVLTGFDNYLYAYGVAKLPVSTSALLIASQLAFVAGFAFLLVKQKFTAYSINSIFLLTLAAVVLALHANGDRPKGEAKREYALGFILTLGAAVLYGLILPLFELLYKKAKQNITYTLVLEIQAVYCLFATVVCTIGMIINKDFQAISREAKTFELGEGRYYIVIVSSAIIWQCFFLGAIGVVYSSSSLVSGILITVLLPVTEILGVVFYGEKFTAEKGISLVLSIWGFISYLYGDIKGSKLKTENQSPEQEMIDKTCTP, translated from the exons ATGGAAACTCAAGCAAGCTCAAGAATGAAGAAATTTCTTCTAGTTATAAATTGTATAATTCTAGCAATAGGAAATTGTGGTGGCCCTTTGATCACACGCCTTTACTTCATCAAAGGAGGCAAAAGAATATGGCTATCAAGCGGGCTAGAAACAGctggttggccaattattttcATCCCTTTAGCCATCTCCTATTTCAACCGTCGCAAATGCCAAGACAAAATTTTAGCAACAAacgacaataacaacaacaataacaataatataaagATCGTTCTGATGACTCCTAGGATTCTTATAGCTTCCATCGGGATCGGAGTCCTAACCGGATTCGACAACTATCTCTACGCTTACGGCGTGGCTAAATTACCTGTCTCCACATCAGCACTTCTTATCGCTTCTCAACTTGCCTTCGTCGCGGGCTTTGCCTTCCTCCTTGTGAAGCAAAAGTTTACAGCCTACTCCATCAACTCCATTTTTCTATTGACACTTGCCGCGGTGGTATTAGCCCTCCACGCTAATGGTGACAGGCCGAAAGGGGAAGCAAAGAGGGAGTATGCTCTAGGGTTTATCTTGACACTTGGAGCTGCAGTTTTGTATGGCCTTATTTTGCCTTTGTTTGAGTTGTTGTACAAAAAGGCAAAGCAAAATATCACTTACACACTTGTATTGGAGATTCAGGCTGTGTATTGCCTTTTTGCTACTGTGGTTTGCACAATTGGGATGATAATAAACAAGGACTTCCAG GCCATTTCAAGGGAGGCAAAAACATTTGAACTTGGAGAAGGCAGATATTATATAGTTATAGTATCGTCTGCAATAATTTGGCAATGCTTCTTCTTAGGTGCCATTGGAGTTGTCTATTCTTCTTCATCATTGGTGTCTGGCATTTTAATTACTGTTCTACTTCCTGTCACAGAAATTTTAggtgttgttttttatggtgaAAAATTCACAGCAGAAAAAGGTATTTCTCTTGTGCTTTCTATATGGGGCTTCATTTCTTACCTCTATGGTGATATAAAAGGCAGCAAGTTGAAGACAGAAAATCAATCTCCAGAACAAGAGATGATTGATAAAACTTGTACTCCTTGA